Proteins encoded together in one Osmia lignaria lignaria isolate PbOS001 chromosome 4, iyOsmLign1, whole genome shotgun sequence window:
- the LOC117603355 gene encoding uncharacterized protein LOC117603355 isoform X2 encodes MMGSFPECEVKLCDFEISRVVLEGTEVREILGTPDYVAPEILHYEPITLAADMWSLGVTTYVLLTGFSPFGGETDQETFQNISLGEVDFPEELFGDISAQAKDFVAKLLVLDPSARMTAKQCLRHDWLRAAPTQASPHLRRYLSKSREVLLERVVGRENLRRAALLSQASSQANLSSDVQESNHRDQSLQDCLLSQSEMCLSHRLTGSRSSLEGSEDFPSPADSRTSLNSSRTNLSCASQSCLLNKEQTQGLLSRARSRSQANLNHGPSRGLLSRIRSLNRIQSQACLLNGNSSANSSSLQTRMIVNPVISKSREKLYGLRSLSKSQGMLDIYRSLECLRRRRKSYQRAKTEDMLPIFKRLGAEIDASNAYSIDDISTLSETKKHFNEENIQVPKLEVSQPETFDCLQVATHTEILNVQSPSVTPVEEKVQNQMEVSRGQTFESEENLDSLKSIESDTLTEESDETSVNRETESNLIAGKRPCQRQHSDASSHSNNSATSDDKEDRSTESETEEPKYTVAQLVSAFNKHQEVASRTSLEAIMTEKRVNEVTFPTGTKALRLFIPDINISESKIVRRKTSYKPRKNWEELRKKSEKNEGILKNFVSDSANEDEDEDIDNREKSKIESNTSVNDEKKLDIEETKERWEQQEDRWSMIIPPIEINGDSIFTEDSARNNVDTTIDEKYKRCVKGAKLNATETTNGKPQKTTATFTRQKERLPNYIYPEVTCHVKDDSQDTLKKTATTVSNGKSSPKEQRTDRPKATTHVMECVNVNLKDILQRVDTFQSTPKENLENLRKRTSIAKIILNDNLSHDNQDTNEGGIRGTGSRARSEPPSSLPSKEEVNKIKLIVPPSFVRSSSLSSDSSCPTPSSVQSDVNVSWEDVQQAEKEDPSKVRRRNEIQRTSSEGRNKQCSEDKRLWGRVCTGSYSRAMEKFNKNNNEPNKKSVVQLNGLQQNEKTRRKSSPAMPQYINP; translated from the exons ATGATGGGCAGTTTCCCAGAATGCGAGGTGAAACTGTGCGACTTTGAGATCTCGAGAGTGGTCTTAGAGGGGACAGAGGTTCGTGAAATCCTCGGGACACCGGATTACGTGG CACCCGAAATTCTGCACTATGAGCCCATCACTTTGGCTGCCGACATGTG GTCGTTGGGCGTAACGACGTACGTGCTGTTAACCGGATTCTCTCCTTTCGGCGGCGAGACCGATCAAGAAacgtttcaaaatatttctttaggTGAGGTAGACTTTCCGGAGGAACTGTTTGGAGATATCTCGGCGCAGGCAAAGGATTTCGTCGCGAAGCTTCTGGTGCTAGACCCAAG CGCACGAATGACCGCGAAACAATGCCTGCGTCACGACTGGCTGCGTGCAGCACCTACACAAGCGTCGCCTCACCTGAGAAGATACCTGTCGAAATCGAGGGAAGTCCTTCTGGAACGAGTGGTCGGTCGGGAGAATCTTAGAAGAGCGGCGCTGTTGAGCCAGGCAAGCAGCCAAGCGAATCTCTCGAGCGACGTCCAAGAGTCGAATCATCGCGATCAAAGCTTGCAGGACTGTTTGCTGAGTCAAAGCGAGATGTGTCTGAGTCACCGTCTCACCGGAAGCCGATCTAGCCTCGAGGGTAGCGAAGATTTCCCGAGTCCGGCTGACTCGCGGACAAGCCTAAATTCATCCAGAACGAATTTAAGTTGCGCCAGCCAGAGCTGTTTGCTAAATAAAGAGCAAACACAAGGCTTGCTGAGTCGCGCACGAAGTCGTTCGCAGGCGAATCTGAATCACGGGCCCAGTCGAGGATTGCTGTCCAGAATACGAAGCCTGAATCGAATCCAATCCCAGGCGTGTTTGCTCAATGGAAATTCCTCGGCAAACTCGAGTTCGTTGCAAACGCGAATGATAGTAAATCCGGTAATTAGCAAATCACGCGAGAAACTTTACGGTCTAAGATCTTTGTCAAAATCCCAAGGGATGTTGGACATATATAGAAGCCTGGAGTGCCTAAGACGAAGAAGGAAGAGTTACCAACGTGCCAAGACCGAGGACATGTTGCCCATCTTCAAACGATTAGGCGCTGAAATCGATGCTTCGAATGCTTACAGCATAGACGATATATCGACTCTAAGCGAAACTAAGAAACATTTTAACGAAGAAAACATACAGGTTCCAAAGTTGGAGGTGTCGCAGCCGGAAACTTTCGACTGTCTCCAAGTCGCTACCCATACCGAGATCTTAAACGTTCAATCGCCGTCCGTGACACCGGTAGAAGAGAAGGTTCAAAATCAGATGGAAGTATCGAGAGGCCAAACTTTCGAGTCTGAGGAGAATTTGGACTCGTTGAAATCAATCGAATCGGACACGCTGACCGAAGAGTCGGACGAAACGTCTGTGAATCGCGAAACGGAATCGAATCTGATAGCCGGCAAACGACCCTGTCAACGACAGCACTCGGACGCTTCGAGTCACTCGAACAATTCGGCAACTTCCGACGACAAAGAAGATCGCTCGACAGAGTCCGAAACCGAGGAACCAAAGTACACAGTGGCGCAGCTCGTCTCCGCGTTTAACAAACACCAGGAGGTCGCCTCGAGAACCAGCTTGGAAGCGATAATGACCGAGAAGAGAGTGAACGAAGTAACCTTCCCTACCGGAACAAAAGCGCTCAGGCTTTTTATACCAGACATCAATATCAGCGAGAGTAAAATCGTTAGACGGAAGACGAGTTACAAGCCGCGGAAGAACTGGGAAGAGCTGAGGAAAAAGAGCGAGAAAAACGAAGGGATCCTGAAGAACTTCGTCAGTGATTCAGCaaacgaagacgaagacgaggaTATCGATAATCGGGAAAAGTCAAAAATCGAAAGCAACACTTCTGTGAACGATGAAAAGAAATTAGATATCGAGGAGACGAAGGAAAGGTGGGAACAACAGGAAGATCGATGGTCAATGATCATTCCGCCGATCGAAATCAACGGCGATTCTATTTTCACAGAAGATTCGGCTCGTAACAATGTCGATACCACGATAGACGAGAAATACAAGCGTTGCGTGAAGGGTGCTAAGTTGAACGCAACGGAGACAACAAACGGAAAGCCTCAAAAGACGACCGCTACTTTCACTCGTCAAAAAGAAAGACTGCCAAATTATATATATCCCGAGGTAACGTGCCATGTCAAAGACGATTCTCAGGACACGCTTAAGAAGACAGCTACCACAGTTTCGAACGGAAAGTCGAGCCCAAAAGAACAAAGAACCGATAGACCGAAAGCAACAACCCATGTTATGGAATGTGTCAACGTAAACTTGAAAGATATCCTTCAGAGGGTGGACACGTTTCAAAGTACGCCgaaagaaaatttggaaaatttaaggAAAAGAACGTCGATTGCCAAGATAATTCTAAATGACAATTTGTCTCACGATAATCAGGATACGAACGAGGGTGGAATTCGAGGAACGGGTAGTCGTGCTAGAAGCGAGCCACCTTCGAGCTTACCTTCGAAAGaggaagttaataaaataaaattgattgtaCCACCCTCTTTTGTAAGATCTTCTTCTTTGTCCAGCGATAGCAGCTGTCCGACACCTTCCAGCGTGCAATCGGACGTGAACGTCTCCTGGGAGGACGTCCAGCAGGCGGAAAAAGAGGATCCCAGCAAAGTtcgaagaagaaatgaaattcagAGAACTTCGAGCGAAGGGAGAAACAAACAGTGCTCGGAAGACAAGAGACTTTGGGGTAGAGTCTGTACAGGATCTTACAGCAGAGCCATGGAGAAATTTAACAAGAACAACAACGAGCCGAACAAAAAATCTGTTGTTCAGCTAAATGGGCTGCAACAAAACGAGAAAACCAGAAGGAAAAGCAGCCCCGCGATGCCTCAATATATCAACCCCTAA
- the LOC117603357 gene encoding ATP-dependent RNA helicase DDX42, producing the protein MSYHRGGGNKPKGFGFAGFQMTGTKRSGSNIPPPPPNSTLSKQGYHTMNSITENALSACWGMPKKRSKTEEEYFEDDDDPPPFSLEYIPAPGSPTYDWMKKSTPKQESDSDEDPLDAFMAGIDAEVKKNTYEAQLAEDERKEDKSKGFRADIDCEDDEESYYRYMEENPTAGLQQEESDQEIEYDEDGNPIAPPKKKEIDPLPPIDHSEIQYESFEKNFYNVHDEIASLSKQQIDDLRKTLGIKVSGPSPPNPVTSFGHFGFDDALIKAIRKNEYTQPTPIQAQAVPAALSGRDIIGIAKTGSGKTAAFIWPMLVHIMDQRELKAGDGPIGLILAPTRELSQQIYQEARKFGKVYNIQVCCCYGGGSKWEQSKALEGGAEIVVATPGRIIDLVKMKATNLTRATFLVLDEADRMFDMGFEPQVRSICNHVRPDRQTLLFSATFKKRVEKLARDVLTDPVRIVQGDVGEANADVTQHVVVFNNNPTGKWAWLLQNLVEFLSAGSLLIFVTKKLNAEELANNLKLKEFDVLLLHGDMDQIERNKVITAFKKKEVSTLVATDVAARGLDIPHIRTVVNYDVARDIDIHTHRIGRTGRAGEKGTAYTLVTEKDKEFAGHLVRNLEGANQEVPKSLMDLAMQSAWFRKSRFKGGKGKSLNVGGAGLGFRGRPETSSTSSSGSSSQGSKDISEVVKKLERHGPGSDRLSAMKAAFRSQYTSQFRASSDHTWEQTITRPSVIMPPPPPVPPKPNTEQSRSQNSQASNTSGEKKRVRKSRWE; encoded by the exons atgAGTTACCACCGTGGAGGAGGTAACAAGCCAAAAGGCTTTGGATTTGCCGGTTTCCAAATGACTGGTACCAAAAGAAGCGGCTCAAATATACCACCACCTCCCCCAAATTCTACCCTAAGCAAACAAGGGTATCATACCATGAATTCAATCACTGAAAATGCTTTGTCCGCGTGTTGGGGTATGCCAAAAAAACGTAGTAAAACCGAAGAAGA ATACTTCGAGGACGACGACGATCCTCCACCATTCTCTTTAGAATATATACCCGCGCCTGGATCTCCTACCTACGATTGGATGAAGAAATCGACGCCAAAACAGGAGAGCGACAGCGATGAAGATCCGCTGGATGCTTTCATGGCTGGTATAGATGCCGAAGTGAAGAAAAACACTTACGAAGCTCAGCTCGCGGAAGATGAGCGCAAGGAAGACAAGTCTAAGGGATTCAGAGCAGATATCGACTGCGAGGACGACGAAGAAAGCTATTACAG GTATATGGAGGAAAACCCAACCGCGGGGTTACAACAAGAGGAATCTGACCAAGAAATCGAATACGACGAGGACGGGAATCCTATCGCGCCTCCGAAAAAGAAAGAGATCGATCCTCTGCCTCCCATCGATCATAGCGAGATACAGTACGAGTCGTTTGAGAAAAACTTTTACAACGTCCACGATGAAATCGCCAGCTTAAGCAAACAACAGATCGACGATTTGAGAAAGACGTTGGGGATAAAGGTATCTGGTCCCTCGCCGCCTAACCCGGTCACAAGTTTCGGTCATTTTGGTTTTGACGATGCGTTAATAAAAGCAATTAGAAAAAACGAATATACCCAACCCACTCCTATCCAAGCTCAAGCCGTTCCTGCCGCATTAAGTGGCAGGGATATAATAGGTATAGCAAAGACTGGTAGCGGTAAAACCGCAGCCTTCATTTGGCCCATGTTGGTTCACATAATGGATCAGAGAGAATTAAAGGCTGGCGACGGACCTATCGGCTTGATTCTTGCCCCAACAAGAGAATTGTCTCAACAG ATTTATCAAGAAGCAAGAAAGTTTGGGAAAGTCTATAACATTCAAGTGTGTTGCTGCTACGGTGGTGGTAGCAAATGGGAACAAAGTAAAGCGTTGGAAGGGGGTGCGGAGATAGTAGTCGCAACACCGGGTAGAATTATAGATTTAGTCAAAATGAAAGCGACGAATCTAACCAGAGCAACATTTCTGGTATTAGACGAAGCCGATAGAATGTTCGATATGGGTTTCG AGCCGCAAGTACGTTCAATTTGTAACCACGTTAGGCCGGACAGGCAAACGTTGTTGTTCAGTGCAACTTTCAAAAAGAGGGTAGAAAAGCTAGCGAGGGATGTTTTAACAGACCCGGTTAGGATAGTTCAAGGGGACGTTGGTGAAGCTAATGCTGACGTTACTCAGCACGTGGTAGTCTTTAATAATAATCCAACCGGCAAGTGGGCTTGGTTGTTGCAGAATTTGGTCGAATTTTTAAGCGCTGGTAGCCTGTTAATCTTCGTTACCAAAAAG CTTAACGCGGAGGAGCTTGCGAATAATCTCAAGTTGAAAGAGTTTGATGTTTTGCTTCTGCACGGTGATATGGATCAAATTGAAAGGAATAAAGTGATCACGGCTTTTAAGAAGAAGGAAGTCAGTACTTTGGTTGCTACTGACGTTGCTG CCCGAGGTTTGGACATTCCACATATCAGAACTGTCGTGAATTACGACGTAGCGCGAGATATCGATATTCACACGCATAGGATAGGTAGAACGGGTCGAGCCGGGGAAAAGGGTACGGCGTATACCCTTGTGACGGAAAAGGACAAAGAATTCGCAGGACATCTAGTCCGAAATTTGGAAGGAGCGAACCAGGAGGTACCAAAGAGTCTGATGGACTTGGCGATGCAAAGCGCTTGGTTCCGAAAATCGAGATTCAAAGGTGGAAAGGGAAAAAGTTTGAACGTCGGAGGAGCTGGACTTGGTTTTAGAGGAAGGCCTGAAACTTCGTCGACTTCG AGTAGCGGTTCTTCGTCGCAAGGATCGAAGGACATTAGCGAAGTGGTGAAGAAATTAGAGAGACATGGACCTGGTAGCGATCGATTATCCGCTATGAAAGCTGCGTTTCGCAGTCAATACACTTCTCAG TTTCGGGCATCGTCGGATCACACGTGGGAACAAACTATTACACGTCCTTCGGTGATAATGCCACCACCGCCTCCTGTACCACCAAAACCAAATACGGAACAATCGCGATCTCAGAATAGCCAAGCATCAAATACCAgcggggagaagaagagagtgAGGAAGAGTCGATGGGAATAA
- the LOC117603355 gene encoding uncharacterized protein LOC117603355 isoform X1 encodes MIYQPNHQSPTMSSARKTSPRPQRRNLQASSGKCANAKAKAKAKRVTDRTGNEERCRGRCRVQWSEKHVKEGLVLVQEAQLARVVKTGPITEHYEIDSKPFANGQWAKVYRCRSRSSGILYAAKFSSRSRFNADCSAELRHEIALLSLCSQSPRVVRLHDVYETPKEIILVMEYAPGGDLQTLIDGDLVPLEGDVVHFVRQLVEGLAYLHERNIAHLDIKPQNLVMMGSFPECEVKLCDFEISRVVLEGTEVREILGTPDYVAPEILHYEPITLAADMWSLGVTTYVLLTGFSPFGGETDQETFQNISLGEVDFPEELFGDISAQAKDFVAKLLVLDPSARMTAKQCLRHDWLRAAPTQASPHLRRYLSKSREVLLERVVGRENLRRAALLSQASSQANLSSDVQESNHRDQSLQDCLLSQSEMCLSHRLTGSRSSLEGSEDFPSPADSRTSLNSSRTNLSCASQSCLLNKEQTQGLLSRARSRSQANLNHGPSRGLLSRIRSLNRIQSQACLLNGNSSANSSSLQTRMIVNPVISKSREKLYGLRSLSKSQGMLDIYRSLECLRRRRKSYQRAKTEDMLPIFKRLGAEIDASNAYSIDDISTLSETKKHFNEENIQVPKLEVSQPETFDCLQVATHTEILNVQSPSVTPVEEKVQNQMEVSRGQTFESEENLDSLKSIESDTLTEESDETSVNRETESNLIAGKRPCQRQHSDASSHSNNSATSDDKEDRSTESETEEPKYTVAQLVSAFNKHQEVASRTSLEAIMTEKRVNEVTFPTGTKALRLFIPDINISESKIVRRKTSYKPRKNWEELRKKSEKNEGILKNFVSDSANEDEDEDIDNREKSKIESNTSVNDEKKLDIEETKERWEQQEDRWSMIIPPIEINGDSIFTEDSARNNVDTTIDEKYKRCVKGAKLNATETTNGKPQKTTATFTRQKERLPNYIYPEVTCHVKDDSQDTLKKTATTVSNGKSSPKEQRTDRPKATTHVMECVNVNLKDILQRVDTFQSTPKENLENLRKRTSIAKIILNDNLSHDNQDTNEGGIRGTGSRARSEPPSSLPSKEEVNKIKLIVPPSFVRSSSLSSDSSCPTPSSVQSDVNVSWEDVQQAEKEDPSKVRRRNEIQRTSSEGRNKQCSEDKRLWGRVCTGSYSRAMEKFNKNNNEPNKKSVVQLNGLQQNEKTRRKSSPAMPQYINP; translated from the exons ATGATTTACCAGCCGAATCATCAGTCGCCGACGATGTCATCCGCGAGGAAGACGTCCCCACGGCCTCAGCGTCGGAATCTGCAAGCGTCGTCGGGAAAGTGCGCGAATGCGAAAGCGAAAGCGAAAGCGAAACGCGTGACAGACAGGACGGGCAACGAGGAGCGATGCAGGGGAAGATGCAGAGTGCAATGGAGCGAGAAACACGTTAAGGAGGGGTTGGTTCTCGTTCAAGAGGCGCAACTGGCCAGGGTGGTGAAAACTGGACCGATCACCGAGCACTACGAGATCGATTCGAAGCCGTTCGCAAA CGGGCAATGGGCGAAAGTGTATCGGTGCAGGTCTCGATCTAGCGGGATCCTCTACGCGGCTAAGTTCTCCTCGAGAAGCAGATTCAACGCGGACTGCAGCGCCGAGCTGAGGCACGAAATCGCCCTTTTGTCTCTCTGCTCGCAATCGCCACGGGTCGTTCGATTGCACGACGTATACGAGACGCCGAAGGAAATTATTCTGGTGATGGAATA CGCACCTGGAGGCGATCTACAGACGCTCATCGACGGTGATTTGGTGCCCCTCGAAGGTGACGTGGTACACTTTGTGAGGCAGCTAGTAGAAGGACTTGCCTACCTCCACGAGAGAAATATCGCCCATTTGGACATCAAG CCGCAGAATTTGGTGATGATGGGCAGTTTCCCAGAATGCGAGGTGAAACTGTGCGACTTTGAGATCTCGAGAGTGGTCTTAGAGGGGACAGAGGTTCGTGAAATCCTCGGGACACCGGATTACGTGG CACCCGAAATTCTGCACTATGAGCCCATCACTTTGGCTGCCGACATGTG GTCGTTGGGCGTAACGACGTACGTGCTGTTAACCGGATTCTCTCCTTTCGGCGGCGAGACCGATCAAGAAacgtttcaaaatatttctttaggTGAGGTAGACTTTCCGGAGGAACTGTTTGGAGATATCTCGGCGCAGGCAAAGGATTTCGTCGCGAAGCTTCTGGTGCTAGACCCAAG CGCACGAATGACCGCGAAACAATGCCTGCGTCACGACTGGCTGCGTGCAGCACCTACACAAGCGTCGCCTCACCTGAGAAGATACCTGTCGAAATCGAGGGAAGTCCTTCTGGAACGAGTGGTCGGTCGGGAGAATCTTAGAAGAGCGGCGCTGTTGAGCCAGGCAAGCAGCCAAGCGAATCTCTCGAGCGACGTCCAAGAGTCGAATCATCGCGATCAAAGCTTGCAGGACTGTTTGCTGAGTCAAAGCGAGATGTGTCTGAGTCACCGTCTCACCGGAAGCCGATCTAGCCTCGAGGGTAGCGAAGATTTCCCGAGTCCGGCTGACTCGCGGACAAGCCTAAATTCATCCAGAACGAATTTAAGTTGCGCCAGCCAGAGCTGTTTGCTAAATAAAGAGCAAACACAAGGCTTGCTGAGTCGCGCACGAAGTCGTTCGCAGGCGAATCTGAATCACGGGCCCAGTCGAGGATTGCTGTCCAGAATACGAAGCCTGAATCGAATCCAATCCCAGGCGTGTTTGCTCAATGGAAATTCCTCGGCAAACTCGAGTTCGTTGCAAACGCGAATGATAGTAAATCCGGTAATTAGCAAATCACGCGAGAAACTTTACGGTCTAAGATCTTTGTCAAAATCCCAAGGGATGTTGGACATATATAGAAGCCTGGAGTGCCTAAGACGAAGAAGGAAGAGTTACCAACGTGCCAAGACCGAGGACATGTTGCCCATCTTCAAACGATTAGGCGCTGAAATCGATGCTTCGAATGCTTACAGCATAGACGATATATCGACTCTAAGCGAAACTAAGAAACATTTTAACGAAGAAAACATACAGGTTCCAAAGTTGGAGGTGTCGCAGCCGGAAACTTTCGACTGTCTCCAAGTCGCTACCCATACCGAGATCTTAAACGTTCAATCGCCGTCCGTGACACCGGTAGAAGAGAAGGTTCAAAATCAGATGGAAGTATCGAGAGGCCAAACTTTCGAGTCTGAGGAGAATTTGGACTCGTTGAAATCAATCGAATCGGACACGCTGACCGAAGAGTCGGACGAAACGTCTGTGAATCGCGAAACGGAATCGAATCTGATAGCCGGCAAACGACCCTGTCAACGACAGCACTCGGACGCTTCGAGTCACTCGAACAATTCGGCAACTTCCGACGACAAAGAAGATCGCTCGACAGAGTCCGAAACCGAGGAACCAAAGTACACAGTGGCGCAGCTCGTCTCCGCGTTTAACAAACACCAGGAGGTCGCCTCGAGAACCAGCTTGGAAGCGATAATGACCGAGAAGAGAGTGAACGAAGTAACCTTCCCTACCGGAACAAAAGCGCTCAGGCTTTTTATACCAGACATCAATATCAGCGAGAGTAAAATCGTTAGACGGAAGACGAGTTACAAGCCGCGGAAGAACTGGGAAGAGCTGAGGAAAAAGAGCGAGAAAAACGAAGGGATCCTGAAGAACTTCGTCAGTGATTCAGCaaacgaagacgaagacgaggaTATCGATAATCGGGAAAAGTCAAAAATCGAAAGCAACACTTCTGTGAACGATGAAAAGAAATTAGATATCGAGGAGACGAAGGAAAGGTGGGAACAACAGGAAGATCGATGGTCAATGATCATTCCGCCGATCGAAATCAACGGCGATTCTATTTTCACAGAAGATTCGGCTCGTAACAATGTCGATACCACGATAGACGAGAAATACAAGCGTTGCGTGAAGGGTGCTAAGTTGAACGCAACGGAGACAACAAACGGAAAGCCTCAAAAGACGACCGCTACTTTCACTCGTCAAAAAGAAAGACTGCCAAATTATATATATCCCGAGGTAACGTGCCATGTCAAAGACGATTCTCAGGACACGCTTAAGAAGACAGCTACCACAGTTTCGAACGGAAAGTCGAGCCCAAAAGAACAAAGAACCGATAGACCGAAAGCAACAACCCATGTTATGGAATGTGTCAACGTAAACTTGAAAGATATCCTTCAGAGGGTGGACACGTTTCAAAGTACGCCgaaagaaaatttggaaaatttaaggAAAAGAACGTCGATTGCCAAGATAATTCTAAATGACAATTTGTCTCACGATAATCAGGATACGAACGAGGGTGGAATTCGAGGAACGGGTAGTCGTGCTAGAAGCGAGCCACCTTCGAGCTTACCTTCGAAAGaggaagttaataaaataaaattgattgtaCCACCCTCTTTTGTAAGATCTTCTTCTTTGTCCAGCGATAGCAGCTGTCCGACACCTTCCAGCGTGCAATCGGACGTGAACGTCTCCTGGGAGGACGTCCAGCAGGCGGAAAAAGAGGATCCCAGCAAAGTtcgaagaagaaatgaaattcagAGAACTTCGAGCGAAGGGAGAAACAAACAGTGCTCGGAAGACAAGAGACTTTGGGGTAGAGTCTGTACAGGATCTTACAGCAGAGCCATGGAGAAATTTAACAAGAACAACAACGAGCCGAACAAAAAATCTGTTGTTCAGCTAAATGGGCTGCAACAAAACGAGAAAACCAGAAGGAAAAGCAGCCCCGCGATGCCTCAATATATCAACCCCTAA